One Mycobacterium paraseoulense genomic window, CTACGCGGTCGGTCACCCGGACCTGATCACCGCGCTGGACAAGGTCGTCATGCCGTTCGCGGTGACCAACGTCGCCCAGGCGGCTGCCATCGCGTCATTGGAGGCGTCCGGCGAGCTGATGGCACGCACCGACGCACTGGTCGCCGAGCGCACCCGCGTCAGTGCCGGGTTGCGCGACTCCGGGTTCACCCTGCCGCCGTCGCAGGCCAACTTCATCTGGTTGCCGCTGGGTTCTCGTACGACGGACTTCACCGAGCAGGCCGCCGACGCACGCCTGGTGGTGCGACCGTTCGCCGGCGAGGGGGTGCGCGTCACCATCGGTGCGGTGGAGGAGAATGACGCCCTGTTGCACTTCGCATGCGATTGGATTTCCCGCACGGAACCGTAAGGAGTAGTCCATTGGACTTGGCGCGCAAACAGTTCACCGAGTTCAAGGAGCGCGGCGGCGACATCCCCGACACGGAGCTCGACGACTTCTGGGCGAGCCTCGAGCCCGCGACGATCGAGGGGATGCTGGGCGAGTGGAAGGGCGGCGAATTCCGCACCGGCCACCGGATGAACGGCCAGCTGGAAAAGGCCGGCTGGTTCGGCAAGACGTTCACGTCGCCCCGCGACGTGCAGCCGCTGGTCTGCCTCGACGCCGACGGCAACAAGTTCTCGAACGTCGAGCTGGGCAAGGGCGAGGCCAGCCTGTGGCTCGAAGAGTTCCGCGGGGAGATCACCGCGACGATGGTCTACGACGGCCAGCCCGTGCACGACCACTTCAAGAAGATCGACGACGATGCCGTGATGGGGATCATGAACGGCAAGGGCGTCCGGGACAACGGCCGGTACTACTACTTCTACCTCGAGCGGGTGTAGCGGCCTAGCGGCCCGGGTTGCGGCTGGCCGTTCGAGTGTGCGGTGAGGGCCTCGAGTGTGCTTTCGGGGCGGGAATCGGAGCCAAACCCGGCCCTGCGTGCACACTGAAAGCCGTAGTCGCACACCACGATGGCAGCGACCTCGAACTACCGCGCCGGGTTGCGGCCGGTGAACGCGACCAACTGCTCGAGCGCACCGGATTCCTGGGGCACGTCGACCGGGTCGTCGAACCCGGCGCCGCCCCGGAACTCCGGCCTGATGACGTGGCGGGCCAGCCCCAACACGTACTCGGACAGCGGCTCGGGCGCGTTGAGCTCGTGCCCCACGGCGGCCGCGTAATCCCAGGCGTGGACCAGGAATTCGATCGACAGAACGGCGCACGCGTCCTTCGCGGGCATCTCGCCCTTGCCGAAGGGCACGGACCCGTCGAGGCCGCGGCGGTGCCAGGCGTCCAGCGCGGGACGGGCCGCCGCGATCACCTGGCCCTCCACCGAATCGCCTTCGGCGGGCTCGGGGATGTCCACGCCCACCATGCCGCCCAGGGCGATGATCGACTTCAGCAGATGATCGGTCAGCTGCGCCACGTCGAACTCCCTGCACGGCGTCTGCCGGGACAGGTCGTCGGCCGCGATGGTGTGCAGCACCCGCTGCAACACCCCGAGCGTGTCCTCGGCGCTGCGCAGTTCGTCGGTGGGCGGGGAATGTGGGCCGGGCCGCAAATCAGGAGCCATATTTGCCACGCTACGGTCTCGATATGGCGCAAGCATACGAATCCGTCACGGTCGAAACCAAAGATCACGTCGCGCAGGTGACGCTGATCGGGCCGGGCAAGGGCAACGCGATGGGTCCGGCGTTCTGGTCGGAGATGCCGGAGCTGTTCGCGGCGCTGGACGCCGACCCCGAGGTGCGGGCCATCGTCTTGACCGGTTCAGGCAAGAACTTCAGCTACGGCCTGGACGTGCCCGCGATGGGCGGCTCGTTCACGCCGCTGCTTGCCGGCGACGCGCTGGCCGGCCCGCGCGCGGTCTTCCACCGCGAGATCAAGCGCATGCAGGCCGCGATCACCGCGGTCGCCGACTGCCGCACCCCGACGATCGCGTCGGTGCACGGCTGGTGCATCGGCGGCGGGGTGGACCTGATCTCCGCGGTCGACATCCGCTACGCCAGCGCCGACGCGAAATTCTCGGTGCGTGAGGTCAAGCTGGCGATCGTCGCCGACGTCGGCAGCCTGGCCCGCCTGCCGATGATCCTGGGCGACGGGCACCTGCGGGAGCTGGCGCTGACCGGCAAGGACATCGACGCGGCCCGGGCCGAGAAGATCGGTCTGGTCAACGACGTGTACGACGACGCCGAGGCCACACTGGCCGCCGCGCACGCGACCGCGGCGGAGATCGCCGCCAACCCGCCCCTGACGGTGCAGGGCGTCAAGGACGTCCTCGACCAGCAGCGCACCGCCGCGGTGTCGGAGAGCCTGCGCTACGTCGCCGCCTGGAACGCCGCCTTCTTGCCCTCCAAGGACCTGACCGAGGGCATCGCGGCGACATTCGAGAAGCGACCCCCGCGGTTCACCGGGGAGTGATCCGGGGCCACGTACCCTCGCTGGGGTGACGACGACACCGGACGGCAAGATCCTCGTCCCTGCCGACTTGGACGCCGTGACGACGATCGGCGACGAGGACCACACCGAGATCGACAGCGCCGCCGTCGACCGGATCTGGGGCGCCGCCCGGCACTGGTACCGGGCCGGCTTCCATCCCGCGATCCAACTGTGCATCCGCCGGCACGGGCGCGTCGTGCTCAACCGCGCGATCGGCCACGGCTGGGGCAACGCCCCGAGCGACCCGCCCGACGCCGAGAAGATCCCCGTCACGACCGACACGCCGTTCTGCGTCTATTCCGCGGCCAAGGGCATGGCCGCGACCGTGGTGCACATGCTCGTCGAGCGCGGCGTCTTCTCACTCGACGACCGCGTCTGCGACTACATCCCCACGTTCACCAGTCACGGCAAGCACCGGATCACCATCCGGCACGTGATGACCCACAGCGCCGGCCTGCCCTTCCCCACCGGCTCCAAGCCGGACGTCAAACGCGCGGACGACCACGAGTACGCGCAGCAGAAGCTGGGCGAGCTGCGGCCGATCTATCCGCCGGGCCTGGTGCACATCTACCACGCGCTGACCTGGGGCCCGCTCGTCCGCGAGATCGTTTACGCCGCCACCGGCAAGGAAATCCGCGAAATCCTGGCCACTGAGATCCTCGACCCGCTCGGCTTCCGATGGACGAACTTCGGTGTCGCCAAAGAGGACCTGCCCCTGGTCGCGCCCAGCCACGCGACGGGGCGCCCACTCCCGCCGATAGTGGCGCAGATCTTCCGCAAGGCGATCGGCGGGACCGTGCACGAGATGATCCCGATCACCAACACCCCGCTGTTCCTCTCCACGATCATCCCGTCGTCCAACACGGTGTCGACCGCCAACGAGATGTCCCGGTTCGCCGAAATCTGGCGGCGCGGTGGCAATCTCGACGGCGTGCGAGTGATGAGCCCCGAGACGATGTACGGCGCGGTCAAACAATGCCGGCGGCTGCGGCCGGATTTCGCGGTCGGGCTGCAACCGGCCCGGTGGGGCACCGGCTTCATCCTCGGGACGGACCGGTGGGGCCCGTTCGGGCTCCACGCGCCCAACGCTTTCGGCAATCTCGGCCTGGTCAACATCGCGATCTGGGCCGACCCCGCACGCGGTCTGGCGGCCGGCGTCATCAGCAGCGGCAAGCCGGGGCGCGACCCGGAAGCCAAGCGCTACACCGCCCTGATGGACACCATCGCCGCCGAGATCCCCACCGATTGAGGGCGCCGGCCGGTGGGAACACTGCCGGGCATGGCTACCTACCGAGTGCTCAACCCCACGGGCGACGTCGTCGCGACCAAGGACATCGAAAGCGCCGACAAGGCGCATGCGTGGTTCGCCGACGAGGCGGTCGAGGGCAACGAGCTGGGCTGGCGCATGGAGGTCGAAGCCGACGGTGAATGGCGCTTCTTCGACAACAGCGAAGGCGACCGCAGCTACTAGCGTTTGCGTCCCGACCAGCCGGGCGCCCGAAAGACATGGAGTCTGAACGTTTCCGCAAGCCGCAGGAGGCCCACGCGCCATTCGCGTCCGTCTACTTCGACGACTCGCACGACACGCGGTGGCGGAGGGATTTGAACCCCCGGACGGTGTTAGCCGTCTCTCGCTTTCAAGGCGAGTGCATTAGGCCGCTCTGCCACGCCACCGCTGCTAAGGGTAACGGGGGTCGGTAGCGTGGCCACCATGCGCGCCATCGTCGCCGAATCCTCCGATCAGCTTTCCTGGCAAGACGTGCCGGACGCGTCCGCCGGGGCGGGCGAGGTGTTGATCAAGGTCGCCGCGGCCGGGGTGAACCGCGCCGATGTGCTGCAGGCCGCGGGCAAATACCCGCCGCCGCCGGGTGCCAGCGACATCATCGGCATGGAGGTGTCCGGTGTCGTCGCCGAAACCGGTTCGGGCGTGACGGATTGGTCCGCCGGACAACGGGTTTGCGCGCTGCTGGCGGGCGGCGGGTACGCCGAGTACGTGGCGGTCCCCGCCGGTCAGGTGCTGCCGATCCCCGAGGGCGTCGACCTCATCGACGCGGCCGGACTGCCGGAAGTGGCCTGCACGGTGTGGTCCAACCTGGTGCTCACCGCGCACCTGGGCAAGGGCCAGTTGCTGCTGGTGCACGGCGGCGCCAGCGGCATCGGAACCCACGCCATCCAGGTCGCGCGGGCGCTGGGCGCCCGCGTGGCGGTCACGGCCGGCTCGGCGGAGAAGCTGGAATTCTGCCGCGAGCTCGGAGCCGAGATCACCGTCAACTACCGCGACGAGGATTTCGTGGCGCGGCTGCAGGAAAGCGGCGGCGCAGACCTGATCCTCGACATCATGGGCGCGGCCTACCTGGACCGCAATATCGACGCCCTGGCCACCGACGGTCAGCTGGTCATCATCGGCATGCAGGGCGGCAT contains:
- a CDS encoding DUF4334 domain-containing protein, translated to MDLARKQFTEFKERGGDIPDTELDDFWASLEPATIEGMLGEWKGGEFRTGHRMNGQLEKAGWFGKTFTSPRDVQPLVCLDADGNKFSNVELGKGEASLWLEEFRGEITATMVYDGQPVHDHFKKIDDDAVMGIMNGKGVRDNGRYYYFYLERV
- a CDS encoding TIGR03086 family metal-binding protein, with translation MAPDLRPGPHSPPTDELRSAEDTLGVLQRVLHTIAADDLSRQTPCREFDVAQLTDHLLKSIIALGGMVGVDIPEPAEGDSVEGQVIAAARPALDAWHRRGLDGSVPFGKGEMPAKDACAVLSIEFLVHAWDYAAAVGHELNAPEPLSEYVLGLARHVIRPEFRGGAGFDDPVDVPQESGALEQLVAFTGRNPAR
- a CDS encoding crotonase/enoyl-CoA hydratase family protein, yielding MAQAYESVTVETKDHVAQVTLIGPGKGNAMGPAFWSEMPELFAALDADPEVRAIVLTGSGKNFSYGLDVPAMGGSFTPLLAGDALAGPRAVFHREIKRMQAAITAVADCRTPTIASVHGWCIGGGVDLISAVDIRYASADAKFSVREVKLAIVADVGSLARLPMILGDGHLRELALTGKDIDAARAEKIGLVNDVYDDAEATLAAAHATAAEIAANPPLTVQGVKDVLDQQRTAAVSESLRYVAAWNAAFLPSKDLTEGIAATFEKRPPRFTGE
- the lipE gene encoding lipase LipE, whose protein sequence is MTTTPDGKILVPADLDAVTTIGDEDHTEIDSAAVDRIWGAARHWYRAGFHPAIQLCIRRHGRVVLNRAIGHGWGNAPSDPPDAEKIPVTTDTPFCVYSAAKGMAATVVHMLVERGVFSLDDRVCDYIPTFTSHGKHRITIRHVMTHSAGLPFPTGSKPDVKRADDHEYAQQKLGELRPIYPPGLVHIYHALTWGPLVREIVYAATGKEIREILATEILDPLGFRWTNFGVAKEDLPLVAPSHATGRPLPPIVAQIFRKAIGGTVHEMIPITNTPLFLSTIIPSSNTVSTANEMSRFAEIWRRGGNLDGVRVMSPETMYGAVKQCRRLRPDFAVGLQPARWGTGFILGTDRWGPFGLHAPNAFGNLGLVNIAIWADPARGLAAGVISSGKPGRDPEAKRYTALMDTIAAEIPTD
- a CDS encoding NAD(P)H-quinone oxidoreductase codes for the protein MRAIVAESSDQLSWQDVPDASAGAGEVLIKVAAAGVNRADVLQAAGKYPPPPGASDIIGMEVSGVVAETGSGVTDWSAGQRVCALLAGGGYAEYVAVPAGQVLPIPEGVDLIDAAGLPEVACTVWSNLVLTAHLGKGQLLLVHGGASGIGTHAIQVARALGARVAVTAGSAEKLEFCRELGAEITVNYRDEDFVARLQESGGADLILDIMGAAYLDRNIDALATDGQLVIIGMQGGIKGELNIGKLLAKRARVIGTTLRARPVTGPNGKTEIVRAVIGSVWPMIAEGRVRPIIGARMPIQQAGEAHQRLTSSKVTGKIVLTV